Proteins found in one Amycolatopsis umgeniensis genomic segment:
- a CDS encoding MerR family transcriptional regulator, whose translation MFSIGDFAKHGRVSVRMLRHYDAIGLLRPAHVDPFSGYRSYSGEQLARLNRVIALKDLGFTLTQVQEILDAEISADELRGMLRLRRTELEAAISADQARLMAVEARLRSIESEGTMPSEDVVVKSLPAVRVAELTGTASGYVNEEIGPVVQGLYKDLFGALGPITPSGPLIAYYEDDADGERVLIHAAVPISAETNGTDGFSTVSLAEVPSAATILHRGAMETVLSSYQALAKWVDAHGYRASGPAREYYLDCPADGDKWVTELQQPITKA comes from the coding sequence ATGTTCAGTATCGGAGACTTCGCCAAACACGGCCGGGTGTCGGTCCGGATGCTGCGTCACTACGACGCCATCGGGCTGCTGCGGCCCGCCCACGTCGACCCGTTCAGCGGCTATCGGTCTTACTCGGGCGAGCAGCTGGCCCGGCTCAACCGAGTGATCGCGCTCAAGGATCTCGGCTTCACGCTCACCCAGGTGCAGGAGATCCTCGACGCGGAGATCAGCGCGGACGAGTTGCGCGGGATGCTGCGGCTACGGCGCACCGAGCTCGAGGCTGCCATCTCGGCCGACCAGGCGCGGCTCATGGCCGTCGAGGCGAGGCTCCGGTCGATCGAAAGCGAGGGAACCATGCCTTCCGAAGACGTCGTCGTCAAAAGCCTGCCCGCGGTCCGTGTCGCCGAACTGACCGGCACGGCCAGCGGCTACGTGAACGAGGAGATCGGGCCGGTCGTGCAGGGACTGTACAAGGACCTGTTCGGGGCGCTCGGCCCGATCACGCCGTCGGGACCGCTCATCGCCTACTACGAGGACGACGCCGACGGCGAGCGAGTGCTGATCCACGCCGCCGTCCCGATCTCGGCCGAAACCAACGGCACCGATGGATTCTCGACGGTGAGCCTCGCCGAGGTACCGTCCGCCGCGACGATCCTGCACCGGGGAGCGATGGAGACAGTGCTCTCCAGCTACCAGGCGCTGGCGAAGTGGGTCGACGCGCACGGGTACCGCGCGAGCGGCCCGGCGCGGGAGTACTACCTCGACTGCCCGGCCGACGGGGACAAGTGGGTCACCGAACTGCAGCAGCCGATCACCAAGGCCTGA
- a CDS encoding OFA family MFS transporter, with protein MPDPRILRDHYGRRYRVGESDVDLLGKPRSWMSWLSWAAMFAAGIQQYGFGVVAPVLMTTYGWTFPEVVVSFALWTVCQACAVYPAALLRERGLFPPAVAVIAGGVLCSAGMFTLGHANNLVAMFIGYSVLGGIGTGVVYATCVGTVMNWFPDRVPARVGAVSGAFAYGSVLFLLAAGFWLTEANRGPLLDVVAVVVLMMIAGTAVLLRDPPHRWWPDRPDPRAWAADKVRNRGVAVNRPALREYRPGEVLRCPAALAMYLIVVLAGAVLLFDVAYLATFVAAQGGGPVLAAVALAVLAGVTGAGRVLLGGLSDRLGRRRILRLALATGGIAQFVLLYSGDHAVGLIAGAALAGLGNGSCYSLLVSLVRDYFGEESALQNFGVLYSAKAVGALLGVGLAAFVVSTHGYLGAFAVAGALSVLGALLGGRLSQPGRPKSLLPAVR; from the coding sequence ATGCCCGATCCTCGAATCCTGCGAGACCACTACGGACGCCGGTATCGCGTCGGTGAAAGCGACGTGGACCTGCTCGGCAAGCCGAGGTCGTGGATGTCGTGGCTCAGTTGGGCCGCGATGTTCGCCGCCGGGATCCAGCAGTACGGCTTCGGTGTGGTCGCACCGGTCTTGATGACGACCTACGGCTGGACGTTCCCCGAAGTGGTCGTCTCGTTCGCGCTCTGGACGGTGTGCCAGGCCTGCGCGGTGTACCCGGCCGCGTTGCTGCGCGAGCGCGGGTTGTTCCCGCCCGCCGTGGCGGTGATCGCCGGCGGGGTGCTCTGTTCAGCCGGGATGTTCACCTTGGGTCACGCGAACAATCTGGTCGCGATGTTCATCGGCTACTCGGTGCTCGGCGGGATCGGGACCGGCGTCGTCTACGCGACGTGTGTCGGCACGGTGATGAACTGGTTCCCCGACCGTGTCCCGGCGCGGGTGGGCGCGGTCAGTGGTGCTTTCGCCTACGGCAGCGTGCTTTTCTTGCTGGCGGCGGGTTTCTGGCTGACGGAGGCCAACCGCGGGCCGCTGCTGGACGTCGTCGCGGTGGTGGTGCTCATGATGATCGCGGGCACCGCGGTCCTGCTGCGCGATCCGCCGCACCGCTGGTGGCCGGACCGGCCGGACCCGCGTGCGTGGGCGGCGGACAAGGTGCGCAACCGCGGCGTCGCGGTGAACCGGCCCGCTTTGCGCGAGTACCGGCCGGGGGAGGTGCTCCGCTGTCCCGCCGCGCTGGCGATGTACCTCATCGTCGTGCTGGCCGGTGCGGTCCTGCTCTTCGACGTCGCCTATCTCGCGACTTTCGTGGCCGCACAAGGAGGCGGCCCGGTACTCGCCGCCGTCGCGCTCGCGGTGCTCGCCGGGGTGACCGGTGCCGGACGGGTCCTGCTCGGCGGGCTCTCGGACCGGCTCGGCAGGCGTCGCATCCTGCGGCTGGCGTTGGCGACGGGCGGGATCGCCCAGTTCGTCCTGCTCTATTCGGGCGATCACGCGGTGGGACTCATCGCCGGCGCCGCGCTGGCCGGGCTCGGGAACGGAAGTTGTTACTCGCTCCTGGTGTCGCTGGTCCGCGACTACTTCGGCGAGGAGTCGGCGCTGCAGAACTTCGGAGTGCTCTACAGCGCCAAGGCCGTCGGGGCGCTGCTCGGAGTCGGCCTGGCCGCGTTCGTCGTGTCCACGCACGGTTACCTCGGCGCGTTCGCGGTGGCGGGGGCGCTCAGCGTGCTCGGCGCGCTGCTCGGCGGACGGCTTTCCCAGCCGGGACGGCCGAAGTCGCTGTTGCCGGCGGTCCGCTGA
- the sucD gene encoding succinate--CoA ligase subunit alpha: MAIFLDEHSKVVVAGMTGAEGRKHTARMLAAGTNVVGGINPRKAGQVIALAGSDLPVFGSATEAVSATGADVSVLFVPPPAVKDAVIEAVDAGIRLAVVITEGVPVHDAAAFWAHAKESPTRVIGPNCPGVISPGRSNAGIIPDGITKPGRIGLVSKSGTLTYQLMHELREHGFSTCVGIGGDPIIGTTHIDAVEEFEMDPETDVIVLIGEIGGDAEERAAEYIRSRVSKPVIGYIAGFTAPAGKTMGHAGAIVSGSSGTAEAKKKALEAAGIQVGRTPGETAALVRETLSRV; encoded by the coding sequence ATGGCGATCTTCCTCGACGAACACAGCAAGGTCGTCGTCGCGGGCATGACCGGCGCCGAAGGACGCAAGCACACCGCGCGCATGCTGGCGGCGGGAACGAACGTCGTCGGCGGGATCAACCCACGCAAAGCCGGTCAAGTGATCGCTCTGGCGGGCAGCGACCTGCCGGTGTTCGGCAGCGCGACGGAAGCCGTCAGCGCGACCGGCGCGGACGTCTCGGTGCTGTTCGTCCCGCCGCCCGCGGTGAAGGACGCCGTCATCGAAGCCGTCGACGCGGGTATCCGGCTGGCGGTCGTCATCACCGAAGGGGTTCCGGTGCACGACGCGGCCGCGTTCTGGGCCCACGCCAAGGAAAGCCCGACCCGCGTCATCGGGCCGAATTGCCCCGGCGTGATCAGTCCCGGCCGGTCCAACGCCGGGATCATCCCGGACGGGATCACGAAACCCGGGAGGATCGGCCTGGTCTCGAAATCCGGCACGCTGACCTATCAGCTGATGCACGAACTGCGCGAGCACGGGTTCTCGACCTGCGTCGGCATCGGCGGCGACCCGATCATCGGCACGACGCACATCGACGCCGTCGAGGAGTTCGAGATGGACCCCGAGACCGACGTGATCGTGCTCATCGGCGAGATCGGCGGAGACGCGGAAGAACGCGCGGCCGAATACATCCGCTCGCGGGTGAGCAAACCCGTCATCGGGTACATCGCCGGATTCACCGCGCCGGCAGGAAAGACGATGGGGCACGCCGGCGCGATCGTGTCCGGGTCGAGCGGGACGGCCGAGGCGAAGAAGAAGGCACTCGAGGCGGCGGGGATCCAGGTCGGCCGGACTCCGGGCGAGACCGCCGCGCTCGTCCGGGAAACCCTCTCCCGCGTTTAG
- a CDS encoding GNAT family N-acetyltransferase, giving the protein MIHTYPPLNLEVRTPRLTLAGATDELLERLVPIVRAGVADTAPWPFDDPMSLYLDSPDREWRWLRGIWAGRARVNEEFWRLYFVVLRDGEPIGMQDLIGSDFTKFGTVTSFSWLAPGQRGRGIGAEMRAAILHLAFAGLGAKEATSDAFTDNHASNRVSAALGYERNGTTWDTRRGEVARIQCWRLTREAWERARRDDIELTGVRECLPALGLA; this is encoded by the coding sequence GTGATTCACACGTATCCTCCGCTGAACCTCGAGGTGCGGACGCCGCGGCTGACCTTGGCCGGGGCGACGGATGAGTTGCTGGAGCGGCTGGTCCCGATCGTCCGTGCCGGGGTCGCCGATACCGCGCCATGGCCGTTCGACGACCCGATGTCGCTGTACCTGGACAGTCCCGATCGCGAGTGGCGCTGGTTGCGGGGTATCTGGGCCGGACGTGCTCGCGTCAACGAGGAGTTCTGGCGGCTGTACTTCGTCGTGCTGCGGGATGGCGAGCCGATCGGGATGCAGGATCTGATCGGATCCGATTTCACGAAGTTCGGGACGGTCACCTCCTTCTCATGGCTGGCGCCGGGACAGCGCGGGCGCGGGATCGGGGCGGAGATGCGCGCGGCCATCCTGCATCTGGCCTTCGCCGGGCTGGGGGCCAAAGAGGCCACGAGCGACGCCTTCACCGACAACCACGCGTCCAACCGGGTGTCCGCCGCGTTGGGTTACGAGCGGAACGGCACCACTTGGGACACCCGCCGCGGCGAGGTGGCGCGGATCCAGTGCTGGCGGCTGACCCGGGAAGCCTGGGAGCGAGCCCGACGCGACGACATCGAACTGACCGGCGTTCGGGAATGCCTGCCCGCACTGGGTCTCGCCTGA
- a CDS encoding thiamine pyrophosphate-binding protein, translating to MAPTTGRVDSADTAKATTNGSEPAPDLISGGHLVAKALKAEGVDTIFTLCGGHIIDIYDGCVDEGIEVIDVRHEQVAAHAADGYARITGRPGCAVVTAGPGTTDAVTGVANALRAESPMLLIGGQGALTQHKMGSLQDLPHVDMMAPITKFSATVPDTARVADLVSMAFRECYHGAPGPSFLEIPRDVLDAKVPVDKARVPSAGRYRASTRNAGDPADIEKLADLLVHAKKPAILLGSQVWTTRATEPATELVRRLNIPAYMNGAGRGTLPPGDPHHFQLSRRYAFDNADVIVIVGTPFDFRMGYGKRLSPDATVVQIDLDYRTVGKNRDVDLGIVGDAGQVLAAVAEAATGRVDNGAVARKVWLEELQGVEEKAKQKRLPLQHSDASPIHPYRLVHEINEFLTEDSLYIGDGGDIVTFSGQVVQPKAPGHWMDPGPLGTLGVGIPFVLAAKHARPEKEVVALFGDGAFSLTGWDFETLVRFDLPFVGIVGNNSSMNQIRYGQAAKYGLGRERIGNTLGDVPYDEFARMLGGHGEAVRDPADIGPALLRARESGKPSLINVWIDPDVYAPGTMNQTMYK from the coding sequence ATGGCGCCAACGACCGGCCGGGTGGACTCGGCGGACACCGCGAAGGCCACCACCAACGGTTCCGAACCCGCCCCGGATCTGATCTCCGGCGGCCACCTGGTGGCCAAGGCGCTCAAGGCGGAGGGCGTCGACACGATCTTCACCTTGTGCGGCGGGCACATCATCGACATCTACGACGGCTGCGTCGACGAGGGCATCGAAGTCATCGACGTCCGGCACGAACAGGTCGCCGCGCACGCGGCCGACGGGTACGCGCGGATCACCGGCCGGCCGGGGTGCGCCGTCGTCACCGCGGGCCCGGGGACGACGGACGCCGTGACCGGTGTCGCGAACGCCTTGCGCGCGGAGAGCCCGATGCTCCTCATCGGCGGGCAGGGAGCGCTGACGCAGCACAAGATGGGGTCGCTGCAGGACCTCCCGCACGTCGACATGATGGCGCCGATCACCAAGTTCTCCGCGACCGTCCCGGACACCGCGCGGGTGGCGGACCTGGTCTCGATGGCGTTCCGCGAGTGCTACCACGGCGCACCCGGACCGTCCTTTTTGGAGATACCCCGCGACGTCCTCGACGCGAAGGTCCCGGTGGACAAGGCGCGGGTTCCCTCGGCGGGCCGATACCGCGCCTCCACGCGTAACGCCGGCGACCCCGCCGACATCGAGAAACTCGCCGACCTCCTCGTCCACGCGAAGAAGCCGGCCATCCTGCTGGGCAGCCAGGTGTGGACGACGCGGGCCACCGAACCGGCCACCGAACTGGTGCGCAGGCTGAACATCCCGGCCTACATGAACGGCGCCGGCCGCGGGACGCTGCCGCCCGGCGACCCGCACCACTTCCAGCTCTCCCGCCGCTACGCCTTCGACAACGCCGACGTGATCGTCATCGTCGGCACCCCGTTCGACTTCCGCATGGGCTACGGCAAACGGCTGTCCCCGGACGCGACGGTCGTACAGATCGATCTCGACTACCGCACCGTCGGGAAGAACCGGGACGTCGACCTCGGCATCGTCGGTGACGCGGGTCAGGTGCTCGCCGCGGTCGCGGAGGCGGCGACCGGACGGGTCGACAACGGCGCCGTCGCGCGCAAGGTCTGGCTGGAGGAACTGCAGGGCGTGGAGGAGAAGGCGAAGCAGAAGCGGTTGCCGCTCCAGCATTCCGACGCGAGCCCGATCCATCCGTACCGGCTGGTGCACGAGATCAACGAGTTCCTCACCGAAGACTCGCTGTACATCGGCGACGGCGGCGACATCGTCACGTTCTCCGGACAGGTCGTCCAGCCGAAGGCACCGGGGCACTGGATGGACCCGGGTCCGCTCGGCACGCTCGGCGTCGGGATCCCGTTCGTGCTCGCCGCGAAACACGCGCGGCCGGAGAAGGAGGTGGTCGCGCTGTTCGGCGATGGCGCGTTCAGCTTGACCGGCTGGGATTTCGAAACCCTGGTGCGCTTCGATCTGCCGTTCGTCGGGATCGTCGGCAACAACTCGTCCATGAACCAGATCCGCTACGGGCAGGCCGCGAAGTACGGCCTCGGCCGTGAACGGATCGGCAACACGCTCGGCGACGTCCCCTACGACGAGTTCGCCCGGATGCTCGGCGGGCACGGCGAGGCGGTGCGTGACCCCGCGGACATCGGCCCGGCGCTCCTGCGCGCCCGCGAGTCTGGGAAGCCTTCGCTCATCAACGTTTGGATCGATCCGGACGTGTACGCGCCCGGAACCATGAACCAGACCATGTACAAGTAG
- the fdhD gene encoding formate dehydrogenase accessory sulfurtransferase FdhD, translating into MGRVTSRRRVVRVVEGVSGARPDTLTVEEPLEIRVGGKPLTITMRTPGHDFDLAAGFLVGEGVSRSSKDIHSIRYCAGATADGSNTYNVLDVVLADGVAPPDASLERNFYTTSSCGLCGKASLDAVRTTATWPVDGDDLVISPSTVAELPDKLRTAQLVFDRTGGLHAAGLFSAEGELLCLREDVGRHNAVDKVVGWAAREGKLPLSGTVLMVSGRASFELVQKAVMAGIPLLAAVSAPSSLAVDLAAEMGLTLVGFLRGTSMNVYSRPDRLGLS; encoded by the coding sequence ATGGGTCGCGTGACGAGCAGACGGCGGGTGGTCCGCGTCGTCGAAGGTGTGTCCGGCGCCCGCCCGGACACACTGACCGTCGAAGAGCCCTTGGAGATCCGCGTCGGCGGGAAGCCGCTCACGATCACGATGCGCACTCCCGGGCACGACTTCGACCTCGCCGCCGGGTTTCTCGTCGGCGAAGGGGTTTCCCGTTCGAGCAAGGACATCCACTCGATCCGCTACTGCGCGGGGGCGACCGCCGACGGCTCCAACACCTACAACGTGCTGGACGTCGTCCTCGCTGACGGTGTCGCCCCGCCTGACGCTTCGCTGGAGCGCAATTTCTACACGACGTCCTCGTGCGGTCTGTGCGGCAAGGCGAGCCTTGACGCCGTGCGGACCACCGCGACCTGGCCGGTGGACGGCGACGACCTGGTGATCTCACCGTCCACAGTGGCCGAACTGCCGGACAAGCTCCGGACGGCCCAACTGGTGTTCGACCGCACCGGCGGTCTCCACGCGGCAGGACTCTTCAGCGCCGAAGGGGAACTGTTGTGCCTTCGGGAGGATGTCGGGAGGCATAACGCCGTCGACAAGGTGGTCGGCTGGGCGGCCCGCGAAGGGAAACTGCCGCTGTCCGGGACCGTGCTGATGGTCAGCGGGAGGGCCTCGTTCGAGCTGGTGCAGAAGGCGGTCATGGCCGGGATTCCGCTCCTGGCGGCGGTTTCCGCGCCGTCTTCGCTGGCGGTGGACCTCGCCGCGGAGATGGGGCTGACGCTGGTGGGGTTCCTGCGCGGCACGTCGATGAACGTGTACAGCCGCCCGGACCGCCTCGGCTTGTCCTGA
- the frc gene encoding formyl-CoA transferase, which yields MGKALDGVRVLDMTHVQSGPSSTQILAWLGADVIKLETPGRGDITRGQLRDLPGVDSLYFTMLNANKRSITLNMKSEQGKKVFEQLASSVDVLVENFGPGVVDRFGYPWERLAELNPRLIYASIKGFGPGRYADFKAYEVIAQAMGGAMSTTGFEDGPPTATGAQIGDSGTGIHLVAAILAALYQRTNSGRGQRVQVAMQDAVLNLCRVKLRDQQRLAHGPLNEYPNDVFGDEVPRSGNASGGGQPGWAVKCAPGGPNDYIYVIIQPVGWQPIAELIGKPELAEDPDWSTPEARLSKLDKAFGMIEEWTEKHTKWEVMEALNAHNIPCGPILSTRELAEDATLAELGTVVEVEHPERGAFKTVGCPLKLSDSPVEVERSPLLGEHNAEVLGELGYGADDLDRLRAAGVI from the coding sequence ATGGGAAAGGCACTCGACGGCGTCCGTGTCCTCGACATGACGCATGTCCAATCAGGACCTTCGTCCACGCAGATCCTGGCCTGGCTCGGCGCGGACGTGATCAAATTGGAGACACCGGGCCGTGGCGACATCACCCGTGGCCAGCTCCGTGACCTGCCGGGGGTGGACAGCCTCTACTTCACGATGCTCAACGCCAACAAGCGCAGCATCACCCTGAACATGAAGAGCGAGCAGGGAAAGAAGGTCTTCGAGCAGCTCGCGTCCAGTGTGGACGTCTTGGTGGAGAACTTCGGGCCCGGCGTCGTCGACCGCTTCGGTTACCCGTGGGAGAGGCTTGCGGAGCTGAACCCCCGGCTGATCTACGCTTCCATCAAGGGTTTCGGCCCTGGCCGGTACGCGGATTTCAAGGCCTACGAAGTCATCGCGCAGGCGATGGGCGGCGCGATGAGCACCACCGGGTTCGAGGACGGCCCGCCGACCGCGACCGGCGCCCAGATCGGGGACTCGGGAACCGGGATCCACCTGGTCGCCGCGATCCTCGCCGCGTTGTACCAGCGCACCAACTCCGGCCGGGGCCAGCGGGTCCAGGTCGCGATGCAGGACGCGGTGCTCAACCTCTGCCGCGTCAAACTCCGCGACCAGCAGCGACTGGCGCACGGTCCGCTCAACGAGTACCCGAACGACGTCTTCGGCGACGAGGTCCCGCGTTCGGGCAACGCCTCCGGTGGCGGGCAGCCGGGCTGGGCGGTGAAATGCGCGCCGGGCGGCCCGAACGACTACATCTACGTGATCATCCAGCCGGTCGGCTGGCAGCCCATCGCCGAACTGATCGGGAAACCCGAACTGGCCGAAGATCCGGACTGGTCGACGCCGGAGGCGCGACTGTCCAAACTGGACAAAGCGTTCGGGATGATCGAGGAGTGGACCGAGAAGCACACCAAATGGGAGGTGATGGAGGCGCTCAACGCCCACAACATCCCCTGCGGGCCGATCCTGTCCACCCGTGAGCTGGCCGAGGACGCCACGCTGGCCGAATTGGGCACGGTCGTCGAGGTCGAGCACCCCGAACGAGGTGCCTTCAAAACGGTGGGCTGCCCGCTGAAGCTCTCGGATTCGCCGGTCGAGGTCGAACGCTCGCCCTTGCTCGGCGAGCACAACGCCGAGGTCCTCGGCGAACTCGGCTACGGCGCGGACGACCTGGACCGGCTGCGCGCGGCCGGCGTGATCTGA
- the sucC gene encoding ADP-forming succinate--CoA ligase subunit beta — protein MDLFEHEARDLFERHGVPVPRGKVATTPETARAIAVELGGSVVVKAQVKTGGRGKAGGVKVVHSPDDAEQAAEDILGMDIKGHFVHEVLVTEASAIADEFYLSFLLDRAERTFLAMASAEGGMDIEAVASATPEALARIPVDPRTGVDTALAARIIEAAGLPEAAADAVVALWNVFVAEDATLVEVNPLVLTTDGTVVAVDGKVTLDANAAFRRPSHAVFVDSPDEDPLERRAREAGLNYVKLDGDIGVIGNGAGLVMSTLDVVAAAAAEAGARGPANFLDIGGGASAEIMAAGLDVIIGDDQVRSVFVNVFGGITACDAVADGIVRALALLGDSAAKPLVVRLDGNNVAEGRRILTEAAHPLVTLVDTMDDAAGAAAKLAAAEPEA, from the coding sequence GTGGACCTTTTCGAGCACGAGGCACGAGATCTCTTCGAGCGGCACGGCGTCCCGGTCCCCCGGGGAAAGGTCGCCACCACCCCGGAAACGGCAAGGGCGATCGCCGTCGAACTCGGCGGATCCGTCGTGGTCAAGGCCCAGGTGAAGACGGGCGGGCGCGGCAAGGCCGGCGGCGTGAAGGTCGTCCACTCCCCTGACGACGCCGAGCAAGCCGCCGAGGACATCCTCGGAATGGACATCAAGGGACACTTCGTCCACGAGGTGCTCGTCACCGAGGCCAGCGCGATCGCGGACGAGTTCTACCTCTCGTTCCTGCTCGATCGCGCAGAACGGACGTTCCTCGCGATGGCCTCGGCCGAAGGCGGAATGGACATCGAGGCGGTGGCGTCCGCCACACCCGAGGCGCTGGCAAGGATCCCGGTCGATCCGCGGACCGGTGTGGACACCGCCCTGGCGGCGCGGATCATCGAAGCCGCCGGGTTGCCCGAAGCCGCGGCCGACGCCGTCGTCGCGCTGTGGAACGTCTTCGTCGCGGAAGACGCCACGCTCGTGGAGGTCAACCCGCTGGTGCTGACCACGGACGGAACGGTCGTCGCGGTGGACGGAAAGGTCACGCTGGACGCCAATGCCGCGTTCCGGCGACCGTCCCACGCCGTGTTCGTCGACTCACCGGACGAAGACCCGCTCGAACGACGTGCCCGCGAGGCCGGGCTCAACTACGTCAAGCTCGACGGCGACATCGGCGTGATCGGCAACGGCGCCGGACTGGTGATGTCCACTTTGGACGTCGTGGCGGCGGCCGCGGCGGAGGCGGGCGCCCGCGGCCCGGCGAACTTCCTCGACATCGGTGGCGGGGCGTCGGCGGAGATCATGGCGGCCGGGCTCGATGTAATCATCGGCGATGACCAGGTGCGCAGCGTTTTCGTGAATGTCTTCGGCGGGATCACCGCCTGTGACGCCGTCGCCGACGGGATCGTGCGCGCGCTCGCCCTGCTCGGTGACAGCGCCGCCAAACCGCTCGTGGTGCGGCTCGACGGCAACAACGTCGCCGAGGGCAGGCGGATCCTCACCGAGGCGGCGCATCCCTTGGTGACCCTGGTGGACACGATGGACGACGCCGCGGGCGCGGCGGCGAAACTGGCGGCAGCGGAACCGGAGGCGTGA
- a CDS encoding acetate--CoA ligase family protein yields MADKEIVEKILEKIAAEGRTSLTAPEGRQVCEAYGIPTPRERLATTAEEAVAQAEEIGLPVVLKIVSPDILHKTEAGGVLVGLASADAVAAGFRTIVANAKAYDAGADITGVQVQQMLTTGQEVIIGATTDATFGKIVAFGLGGVLVEVLKDVTFRLAPLERDQAFSMIDGIAAAEILHGVRGAEPVSREALADVLTRVGALVTDFPQLAEVDLNPVLATPEGATAVDVRILVDPEAAREPVRFGQEEILASMTRIMKPASIAVIGASAEAGKIGNSVMKNLVNGGFAGEIHPINPKAAEILDRKAYPSISDVPGDVDVAVFAIPAKFVPAALEQAGRKGVAGAILIPSGFGETGNIELQDQVVAIAREHGVRILGPNIYGYYYTPENLSATFCTPYDVKGGVALSSQSGGIGMAILGFSRSAKMGVSAIVGVGNKADIDEDDLLTFFEQDENTDLIAMHLEDLKDGRSFAETAKRVSERKPVVVLKAGRTSQGAKAASSHTGALAGDDKVYDDILRQSGVIRAPGLNDLLEYARGIPLLPTPKGENVVIITGAGGSGVLLSDACVDNGLSLMEIPPDLDTSFREFIPPFGAAGNPVDITGGEPPSTYRNTIALGLADERIHALILGYWHTIVTPPMVFAELVSEVVSEFRAKGIHKPVVASLAGDVEVEQASSYLYEHGVVAYPYTTEKPVAVLGAKYRWARSAGLLG; encoded by the coding sequence ATGGCAGACAAAGAGATCGTCGAAAAGATCCTCGAGAAGATCGCCGCCGAAGGCCGCACCTCGCTGACCGCGCCGGAAGGCCGTCAGGTGTGCGAGGCCTACGGGATCCCGACGCCGCGAGAGCGGCTCGCGACCACCGCGGAGGAAGCCGTCGCGCAGGCCGAGGAGATCGGTCTCCCGGTGGTGCTGAAGATCGTCTCGCCCGACATCCTCCACAAAACCGAGGCGGGCGGGGTGCTCGTCGGCCTGGCGTCGGCGGACGCCGTGGCAGCCGGGTTCCGGACCATCGTGGCCAACGCGAAGGCGTACGACGCCGGCGCGGACATCACGGGTGTCCAGGTTCAGCAGATGCTGACCACCGGACAGGAGGTGATCATCGGCGCGACCACCGACGCCACGTTCGGCAAGATCGTCGCCTTCGGACTCGGCGGGGTGCTGGTCGAGGTACTCAAGGACGTCACGTTCCGGCTGGCCCCGCTCGAGCGTGACCAGGCGTTCTCGATGATCGACGGGATCGCGGCCGCCGAGATCCTGCACGGGGTGCGCGGCGCGGAACCGGTGAGCAGGGAAGCGCTCGCCGACGTGCTCACACGCGTTGGCGCTCTGGTCACCGATTTCCCGCAACTGGCCGAAGTCGACCTCAACCCGGTGCTGGCCACGCCCGAGGGCGCCACCGCGGTCGACGTCCGGATCCTGGTCGATCCCGAGGCCGCGCGCGAGCCGGTGCGGTTCGGCCAGGAGGAGATCCTGGCGTCGATGACCCGGATCATGAAACCGGCGTCGATCGCCGTCATCGGGGCGTCCGCCGAAGCGGGCAAGATCGGCAACTCGGTGATGAAGAACCTCGTCAACGGCGGCTTCGCGGGCGAGATCCACCCGATCAACCCCAAAGCGGCCGAGATCCTGGACCGCAAGGCGTATCCGAGCATCTCCGACGTCCCGGGTGACGTCGACGTCGCGGTGTTCGCCATTCCGGCCAAGTTCGTCCCCGCCGCGCTGGAACAGGCGGGCCGGAAAGGGGTGGCGGGCGCGATCCTGATCCCGTCGGGCTTCGGTGAGACCGGAAACATCGAGTTACAGGACCAGGTCGTCGCGATCGCGCGGGAACACGGCGTCCGGATCCTCGGCCCGAACATCTACGGCTACTACTACACGCCCGAGAATCTTTCGGCGACGTTCTGCACGCCGTACGACGTCAAGGGCGGTGTCGCGCTTTCCTCACAGAGCGGCGGCATCGGGATGGCGATCCTCGGATTCAGCCGGTCGGCGAAAATGGGGGTCTCCGCGATCGTCGGAGTGGGCAACAAGGCCGATATCGACGAGGACGATCTGCTCACCTTCTTCGAGCAGGACGAAAACACCGACCTCATCGCCATGCATCTGGAAGACCTGAAAGACGGGCGATCGTTCGCGGAAACGGCGAAACGGGTTTCCGAGCGGAAACCGGTCGTCGTACTCAAAGCGGGCCGGACTTCGCAAGGCGCGAAAGCGGCGAGTTCGCACACCGGGGCGCTCGCCGGTGACGACAAGGTCTACGACGACATCCTGCGCCAGAGCGGCGTCATCCGGGCGCCCGGCCTGAACGACCTGCTCGAGTACGCGCGTGGCATCCCGCTCCTGCCGACACCGAAGGGCGAGAACGTCGTCATCATCACCGGCGCGGGCGGCTCCGGTGTGCTGCTTTCCGACGCCTGTGTGGACAACGGGCTGAGCCTGATGGAGATCCCGCCCGATCTCGACACGTCCTTCCGGGAGTTCATCCCGCCGTTCGGCGCGGCCGGGAACCCGGTGGACATCACCGGCGGCGAACCGCCTTCCACCTACCGGAACACGATCGCGCTCGGGTTGGCGGACGAGCGGATCCATGCCCTGATCCTCGGTTACTGGCATACGATCGTCACCCCGCCGATGGTCTTCGCGGAACTGGTTTCCGAGGTCGTGTCCGAATTTCGCGCGAAGGGGATCCACAAGCCCGTCGTCGCCTCGCTGGCAGGCGACGTCGAGGTCGAACAGGCCAGCAGTTATCTCTACGAGCACGGCGTCGTGGCCTATCCGTACACGACGGAGAAACCGGTGGCCGTACTCGGCGCGAAGTATCGCTGGGCACGTTCGGCGGGGCTTCTCGGCTGA